TAAAGATTCAATTTTCTGCTGCGCCATTTTTGCAGCGCGTTCCTGACGCAAATAAGCCTCAATGGCAGGGGTAGCGTCTTTCAGCGAAATCGGGGCCGGCTCGACGCTATCGACCAGCAACAATATGGCCTGATCGTTCTGCACCATCACCGCCACATCACCCGTTTTGAGTGGCGAGATCATCTTCAGCAATTGTTCCGGCATCTTTTCCGGCGCCGCGCGTTCTTGCGATTCCTTGAACGTCACCCCCGCCCCCCCCAGGAGTGCATGCATGTCCGCGACAGAATGAACAGCATCAAGCTGTTTTTTCAGCGCATCGGTCACTGCCGCAGAAGGAACCAGATAAGAAACCAGCTTGTAAACATTGCGTTTTTCAAACAGCTCCGGCCGCTGCGAATAGAATTTCTGCACATCGTCATCGGTAATCTGCGGGGCAGCACCCACTTCTTTGGCCAGCATGGCCTGGGCCAGAATCTGCCGGCGGGAGAACTCGATGCTGGAGAGCACGCGCGGATCGCGATCAAGCTTGGCTTCCACCGCTTTTTGCACCAGCACGTCCTGGGTCACAAGGCTGTCCAGCGCGCGTTGCTTGGTCTGGTCATCGACCGATTTTTGTGAGGCCAGCACGTAATTGAGCTGGTTAACGGTAATTTCATCCCCATTGACCCGGGCGAGCACCTGGCTGGGTGGCGCCTGCGTATCATTTTTACATCCCGACAAGGCAGCAGCAGCCGCCATTGCCAGCATAAAACTGAAACCAAACCGCTTGTTCATATATCCCCCAGACCCCTCATCAAGTGCGTATTTTTCTAATACGCGTTTTTGTCGCGGATAATCATCATGACCGTAGCCAGAATGATTTTTATATCCAGCCACAATGACCAGTTACGCAAATAATCCAGATCGTATTCA
This is a stretch of genomic DNA from Silvimonas iriomotensis. It encodes these proteins:
- a CDS encoding EpsD family peptidyl-prolyl cis-trans isomerase, translated to MAGYKNHSGYGHDDYPRQKRVLEKYALDEGSGGYMNKRFGFSFMLAMAAAAALSGCKNDTQAPPSQVLARVNGDEITVNQLNYVLASQKSVDDQTKQRALDSLVTQDVLVQKAVEAKLDRDPRVLSSIEFSRRQILAQAMLAKEVGAAPQITDDDVQKFYSQRPELFEKRNVYKLVSYLVPSAAVTDALKKQLDAVHSVADMHALLGGAGVTFKESQERAAPEKMPEQLLKMISPLKTGDVAVMVQNDQAILLLVDSVEPAPISLKDATPAIEAYLRQERAAKMAQQKIESLKKAAKVEYVQQFAAATPQAAPAAEKETPANDNDHIKSGMGLK